From Magnetospirillum sp. WYHS-4, a single genomic window includes:
- a CDS encoding pentapeptide repeat-containing protein, protein MSSFDGVSAFTGYVSGTYMTVSEFQPVPSWEGQAVPVASKRVIEDTVTLSDKAQSYLEQKARAGTAEGKATPFRNPDPANLVGADMSGKDFSGVDLTRAFLYRANLANADFSKATLKDAWISESDVAGANFEGADLRGANLAKTKNLTRDQLKDALVDLSTILPFALRLER, encoded by the coding sequence ATGTCCTCCTTCGATGGGGTAAGCGCCTTTACGGGCTATGTGTCCGGCACCTATATGACCGTGTCCGAATTCCAACCGGTGCCGAGTTGGGAAGGGCAGGCTGTACCCGTTGCTTCCAAGCGCGTCATCGAGGATACCGTCACCTTGAGCGACAAGGCCCAGTCCTACCTGGAGCAGAAGGCACGTGCCGGAACGGCGGAAGGCAAAGCCACGCCCTTTCGCAATCCCGACCCGGCGAACTTGGTGGGCGCCGATATGTCGGGCAAGGATTTCTCGGGCGTCGATTTGACGCGGGCTTTCCTATATCGGGCGAACCTAGCCAATGCGGATTTCTCCAAGGCGACACTCAAGGACGCCTGGATATCCGAATCCGATGTGGCGGGAGCCAATTTCGAGGGCGCCGACCTGCGGGGAGCGAATCTGGCCAAGACCAAGAACCTGACCCGCGACCAGCTCAAGGATGCCCTGGTCGACCTTTCCACCATCCTGCCCTTCGCCCTGCGCCTGGAACGCTGA
- the modC gene encoding molybdenum ABC transporter ATP-binding protein, translating to MSRLSVHLSGTLGTFTLDVAFDASVRAVTALFGASGSGKTTVLRCLAGLVRLPGSRLVVDGDVWQDETTFLPPHRRPVGYVFQEPSLFPHLTVRANLTYGTRRRAAAPGIGFDKVVDILGLGSMLERHPDRLSGGEAQRVAIGRAVLAHPRLLLMDEPLASLDAPRKAEILPLVERLRDEAGIPILYVSHAIEEVIRLADTLVLLSEGRVAAVGGVEELMCRLDLHPVTGRHEAGAVISARVVAHDAEFGLTALAFGPHILRVARLDLEEGRSLRVRIRARDVTIAMERPVRTSVLNVFPGRVARIEDSQAPQVDVLLDIGAPLIARITRRSLVDLDLKEGMAVHALVKAVAIDRHSLGRAGASRED from the coding sequence ATGAGCCGCCTTTCCGTTCACCTTTCCGGTACCCTTGGAACCTTTACCCTCGACGTGGCCTTCGATGCTTCGGTGCGTGCCGTCACCGCCCTGTTCGGCGCCTCGGGAAGCGGCAAGACCACGGTACTGCGCTGCCTGGCCGGCTTGGTGCGCCTGCCGGGGAGCCGTCTGGTGGTGGACGGCGATGTCTGGCAGGACGAAACCACCTTCCTGCCTCCCCATCGCCGGCCCGTGGGCTACGTGTTCCAGGAGCCCAGTCTGTTTCCCCACCTTACGGTCAGGGCCAACCTGACCTACGGGACCCGCCGCCGCGCCGCAGCGCCGGGCATCGGCTTCGACAAGGTGGTCGATATCCTGGGGTTGGGCTCCATGTTGGAGCGCCATCCGGACCGTTTGTCGGGCGGTGAGGCGCAACGGGTGGCCATCGGGCGGGCGGTGCTGGCCCATCCGCGCCTCCTGCTGATGGACGAACCCCTGGCCTCCCTCGACGCGCCGCGCAAGGCGGAAATCCTGCCGCTCGTCGAGCGCCTGCGAGACGAGGCGGGCATCCCCATTCTTTATGTCAGCCATGCCATCGAGGAGGTCATCCGCTTGGCCGATACCCTGGTGCTTCTGTCGGAGGGCAGGGTGGCGGCGGTGGGCGGAGTGGAGGAATTGATGTGCCGCCTCGACCTTCATCCGGTCACCGGCCGCCACGAGGCCGGGGCGGTGATCTCCGCCCGGGTGGTCGCCCACGACGCCGAGTTCGGCCTCACCGCGCTGGCTTTCGGCCCGCACATCCTGCGGGTCGCGCGCCTGGATTTGGAAGAGGGACGGAGCCTCAGGGTGCGGATACGGGCCCGTGACGTGACCATCGCCATGGAGCGGCCGGTGCGCACCAGCGTGCTCAACGTCTTTCCCGGCCGCGTGGCACGGATCGAGGACAGCCAGGCGCCCCAGGTGGACGTGCTGCTCGACATCGGCGCGCCGCTGATCGCCCGCATCACCCGCAGATCCCTGGTCGACCTGGACCTGAAGGAAGGCATGGCGGTGCATGCCCTGGTCAAGGCGGTCGCTATCGATCGCCATAGCCTGGGCCGGGCCGGCGCCTCGCGGGAGGATTAG
- the modB gene encoding molybdate ABC transporter permease subunit, translating to MWEPVWLTLKLAAATTVILLVLGTPLAWWLARSRAWWKEGAAAVVALPLVLPPTVLGFYLLLALGPAGPLDGLIKALGGRSLPFTFEGLVVGSVIYSLPFVVQPIRNAFEALGERPLEVAATLGARPLDAFVTVALPLARPGFLTGAILGFAHTVGEFGVVLMIGGNIPGETKVLSVAIYDHVESLEWAQAHVLAGGMVVFSFLVILSMMLAEKRMRRWKP from the coding sequence TTGTGGGAACCGGTTTGGCTGACCCTGAAGCTGGCAGCGGCGACCACGGTCATCCTGCTGGTTCTGGGGACGCCGCTGGCTTGGTGGCTGGCCCGTTCGCGCGCCTGGTGGAAGGAGGGGGCGGCGGCGGTCGTAGCCTTGCCGCTGGTTCTGCCGCCCACCGTTCTCGGATTCTACCTGCTGCTCGCGCTGGGACCGGCCGGACCCCTCGATGGCCTGATCAAGGCGCTGGGTGGCCGGTCTCTGCCCTTCACTTTCGAAGGATTGGTGGTGGGTTCGGTGATCTATTCCCTGCCTTTCGTGGTGCAGCCGATCCGCAACGCCTTCGAAGCCCTTGGGGAACGGCCTTTGGAAGTGGCCGCCACCCTGGGCGCCCGGCCCCTTGACGCCTTCGTCACCGTAGCCCTGCCGTTGGCCCGGCCGGGATTTCTGACCGGCGCCATCCTGGGTTTCGCCCATACGGTGGGCGAGTTCGGCGTGGTGCTGATGATCGGCGGCAATATCCCCGGCGAGACCAAGGTGCTGTCGGTCGCCATCTACGACCACGTCGAATCCTTGGAATGGGCCCAGGCCCACGTGCTGGCGGGCGGCATGGTGGTCTTCTCCTTCCTGGTCATCCTCTCCATGATGCTGGCCGAGAAGCGGATGCGGCGGTGGAAGCCATGA
- the modA gene encoding molybdate ABC transporter substrate-binding protein: protein MKILFLSAVALGLAVVPARAAEVKAAVAANFTAPMKEIAIAFERASGHKASLSFGSTGKFYVQLANGAPFEVFLAADAEHPARAEAEGLAIAGTRFTYAVGKLVLWSAKPGLVDGRGEVLRGGGFNKLSIANPKTAPYGAAALDVLGNLGLMPGIEAKLVYGDSIAQAHQFVATGAADLGFVALAQVVLDGSGSRWPVPDHLYRPIVQQAVMLRPGAANPAAKALLAFLKTPEALAIVSKFGYAAE, encoded by the coding sequence GTGAAGATTCTTTTCTTGTCCGCGGTTGCCTTGGGCCTAGCCGTCGTGCCCGCCCGCGCCGCCGAGGTCAAGGCGGCCGTCGCCGCCAACTTCACCGCCCCGATGAAGGAGATCGCCATCGCCTTCGAACGTGCCAGCGGGCACAAGGCGAGCCTCAGCTTCGGGTCCACCGGCAAGTTCTACGTCCAACTGGCGAACGGGGCGCCCTTCGAGGTCTTCCTGGCCGCCGATGCCGAACATCCGGCCAGGGCGGAGGCGGAGGGCTTGGCCATCGCCGGAACCCGCTTCACCTATGCGGTGGGCAAATTGGTCCTGTGGAGCGCCAAGCCCGGCTTGGTCGATGGCAGGGGCGAGGTGCTGCGCGGCGGCGGATTCAACAAGCTATCCATCGCCAACCCGAAGACCGCGCCCTACGGGGCGGCAGCGTTGGACGTACTCGGCAACCTGGGTCTGATGCCGGGCATCGAGGCCAAACTGGTCTATGGCGACAGCATCGCCCAGGCCCACCAGTTCGTGGCCACCGGCGCCGCCGACCTGGGATTCGTCGCCCTGGCCCAGGTGGTGCTGGACGGTTCGGGGTCCCGATGGCCGGTCCCGGACCACCTTTACCGCCCCATCGTCCAGCAGGCCGTCATGCTCAGGCCCGGCGCAGCCAATCCCGCGGCCAAGGCCTTGCTCGCCTTCCTCAAGACCCCCGAGGCCTTGGCGATCGTCAGCAAGTTCGGCTACGCTGCCGAATAG
- a CDS encoding LysR family transcriptional regulator, whose product MTRKKGPGRSVKLRIKLCSFSALGPGKIELLEGIGETGSISKAAKRSGMSYRRAWMLVDEMNRAFALPVADTQFGGARGGGARLTPTGQRIVDVYREILAKTEALVAVELTALGDLLAPDLEDRSGEAERVHGKARWRSDWREENG is encoded by the coding sequence ATGACCCGCAAGAAAGGACCCGGCCGGTCGGTGAAGTTGCGCATCAAGCTCTGTTCTTTCTCCGCCCTGGGGCCGGGGAAGATCGAGTTGCTGGAAGGGATTGGGGAAACGGGATCGATCTCCAAGGCGGCGAAGCGATCCGGTATGTCCTATCGCCGCGCCTGGATGCTGGTCGACGAGATGAACCGTGCGTTCGCCCTGCCGGTGGCCGATACCCAGTTCGGCGGTGCCAGAGGCGGGGGGGCCCGTCTGACTCCTACCGGACAGCGGATAGTCGACGTCTATCGGGAGATCCTTGCCAAGACCGAAGCCCTGGTGGCTGTCGAACTGACGGCTCTGGGCGACCTTCTCGCTCCGGACCTGGAAGACCGGTCCGGCGAGGCCGAGCGCGTCCATGGCAAGGCCCGCTGGCGCTCCGACTGGCGCGAAGAGAATGGCTGA
- a CDS encoding PilZ domain-containing protein encodes MKSQIVYKDHRRKDMRIPTPELALLVDGRIWRTLDWSLGGFLLRHYRGHLKAGDRFEVRGIGGIGGALAPVFLRARVVRVERGGRLAAQFLGLSEAGFETLESLMIHRATLHHQPAHHAIP; translated from the coding sequence ATGAAAAGCCAGATCGTCTACAAGGACCACCGCCGCAAGGACATGCGAATCCCGACGCCGGAACTGGCCCTGCTGGTCGACGGGCGGATCTGGCGCACGTTGGACTGGAGTCTCGGCGGCTTCCTGCTGCGCCACTACCGTGGCCACCTGAAGGCCGGCGACCGCTTCGAAGTGCGAGGCATCGGGGGCATCGGCGGCGCTCTGGCCCCCGTCTTCCTGCGCGCCCGGGTCGTGCGGGTGGAACGGGGCGGCCGCTTGGCGGCCCAGTTCCTCGGACTATCCGAGGCTGGGTTCGAGACCTTGGAAAGCCTGATGATCCACCGCGCGACGCTACACCACCAACCCGCCCATCACGCCATTCCATAG
- a CDS encoding GAF domain-containing sensor histidine kinase: MVSLISQPFSSVSLTEERLELLRFMADLLETPRVFLFQWLFDSGASGPEIRLDQVYAKELDKGGASIGVVARGLEGCHLCLGDADAADMDKLHGRLSFRGNAVIGGWLAGKGADVTALAEEFLPLESHDPEKAGKPLGVIQIVMPHRSESLPEACRALVTAIAGKIENSRNHRIWNALSELNSLEGGRGDIDATLKAAAAIVRRDTRAALCTISYPHISQASGVVAYSAPHPPKLRVPPIENNPFLRQVWQNRKSVRVRDRLDVAEMETLFGPTPSGFQSVLRPGHRLSWMCVPVLVDAVGLEPDKSEKGVICLIQAFKKNPLSRVYTAFSETDQKMVEKIAEALSNIVPVATLQGALQGIARRLAEIGTSDNFEPRVAFDLLAETIPETQFSAIVDADGQVTLSDARFQTLEDDLRRTVHWPDGVANLPNGQAVLIQKLFDIDNRKAVMAVGIMDPWLPGYKRDIVRYLCREVARFLSDKHHMKSKVEDLIQIRHNVRSGLQGMIGHMTVANTRWRNFKDRDPSLAFRRLVDSARFHKSLARARLFAEKTRILVDESRFILDRIAPESLKVIDCDILDLIAEVTLCLRPEAERRGLDIIVNGHMLPKPSRTGKMDRDLVYILLFNIIENAVKYSYRDQIVQIDVKPYRAGGWAIAVSNVGDHIPEEQREAIFEPFRRLHAANPDARRPGTGLGVAVARKILQAHDSQARIEIQSTLRGRTGTDGALTVFTIFLPKAPRYL, encoded by the coding sequence TTGGTTTCACTGATCAGCCAGCCGTTTTCCAGCGTCTCGTTGACCGAGGAACGCCTTGAACTCCTGAGATTCATGGCCGATCTCCTGGAAACGCCTCGGGTGTTTCTTTTCCAGTGGCTGTTCGACAGCGGCGCTTCCGGGCCGGAAATCCGCCTGGATCAGGTCTACGCCAAGGAATTGGACAAGGGCGGCGCGTCCATCGGGGTCGTGGCTCGCGGGCTGGAAGGATGCCACCTGTGCCTAGGAGATGCCGACGCCGCGGACATGGACAAGCTTCATGGCCGGTTGTCCTTCCGGGGCAACGCGGTTATCGGGGGATGGTTGGCGGGGAAGGGCGCCGATGTTACGGCCCTTGCCGAAGAATTCCTGCCGCTGGAAAGCCACGATCCCGAAAAGGCGGGGAAGCCGCTGGGGGTGATCCAGATCGTCATGCCCCACCGTAGCGAGAGCCTGCCGGAGGCCTGCCGCGCCCTGGTCACGGCCATCGCCGGCAAGATCGAGAACAGCCGCAACCATCGCATCTGGAACGCGCTTTCGGAACTGAACTCCCTGGAAGGCGGTCGCGGCGACATCGATGCGACGCTGAAAGCGGCGGCCGCCATCGTGCGGCGCGATACGCGGGCTGCGCTTTGCACGATATCCTATCCCCACATCTCCCAGGCGTCCGGGGTTGTCGCGTATTCGGCGCCACATCCGCCCAAGCTTCGGGTTCCCCCCATCGAAAACAACCCGTTTCTCCGCCAGGTTTGGCAGAACAGGAAATCGGTGCGGGTGCGGGATCGGTTGGACGTCGCCGAGATGGAGACCCTGTTCGGGCCCACGCCCTCCGGATTCCAGAGTGTACTGCGCCCCGGACATCGCCTGTCCTGGATGTGTGTGCCGGTCCTGGTGGATGCGGTGGGGCTGGAGCCGGACAAGTCGGAAAAGGGCGTGATCTGCCTGATTCAGGCGTTCAAGAAGAATCCCCTCAGCCGCGTCTACACGGCCTTCAGCGAGACCGATCAGAAAATGGTGGAGAAGATCGCCGAAGCCTTGTCGAACATCGTTCCCGTGGCGACCCTGCAAGGGGCGCTGCAGGGCATTGCGCGGCGACTGGCGGAAATCGGGACTTCCGACAACTTCGAGCCCAGGGTGGCCTTCGACCTGTTGGCGGAAACCATTCCGGAAACCCAGTTCAGCGCCATCGTGGATGCGGACGGGCAGGTCACGCTGAGCGACGCTCGGTTCCAGACCCTGGAAGACGACCTGCGCCGCACCGTCCATTGGCCCGACGGGGTGGCGAATCTGCCGAACGGCCAGGCCGTTCTGATTCAGAAGCTTTTCGATATCGACAATCGGAAGGCGGTCATGGCGGTCGGCATCATGGACCCCTGGCTGCCGGGGTACAAGCGGGACATCGTCCGCTACCTCTGCCGGGAAGTCGCCCGCTTCCTGTCCGACAAGCACCACATGAAAAGCAAGGTCGAGGACCTGATTCAAATTCGCCACAATGTCCGCTCGGGGCTGCAGGGAATGATCGGCCATATGACCGTGGCCAACACTAGGTGGCGGAATTTCAAGGACCGGGACCCCTCGCTGGCTTTCCGGCGCCTGGTCGATAGTGCCCGGTTCCATAAAAGCCTGGCGCGGGCCCGCCTGTTCGCCGAGAAGACGCGCATCCTGGTCGACGAATCCCGCTTCATCCTGGACCGCATCGCGCCGGAGTCGCTGAAGGTGATCGACTGCGACATCCTCGACCTGATTGCCGAGGTCACCCTCTGCCTGCGGCCGGAGGCGGAGCGGCGGGGGCTCGACATCATCGTCAATGGTCATATGCTGCCCAAGCCTTCGCGAACCGGCAAGATGGATCGCGATCTCGTCTACATCCTGCTGTTCAACATCATCGAAAACGCGGTCAAGTATTCCTATCGGGATCAGATCGTACAGATCGACGTCAAGCCGTATCGGGCCGGCGGCTGGGCCATTGCCGTGTCCAACGTGGGCGATCACATCCCGGAAGAGCAGCGGGAGGCCATTTTCGAACCCTTTCGGCGCCTCCATGCCGCCAATCCCGACGCCCGGCGTCCGGGAACGGGATTGGGGGTGGCGGTCGCCCGGAAGATCCTGCAAGCCCACGATTCCCAGGCCCGGATCGAGATCCAGTCGACCCTGCGTGGCCGTACCGGAACCGACGGTGCGTTGACCGTCTTCACCATCTTCCTTCCCAAGGCGCCGAGATACCTATGA
- the sat gene encoding sulfate adenylyltransferase has protein sequence MSKLVAPHGGGELKPLIYPEVQRAEEIKRAQNLKKVPMTSRETSDVIMFAMGAYTPLDGFMGKADWKGVCADMKMAGGLFWPIPITLSADKALADSIGDGEEVALVDEENGEIMGVMTVTEKYELSDADKKFECEHVFRTADMAHPGVQKVMGQKAVNLGGRVMALSEGEYPTKYKGLYFRPAESRAMFAEKGWSTVAAFQTRNPMHRSHEHLAKIAVEVTDGVFIHQVLGKLKEGDIPAETRTVAIQTMIDNYFVKGTVIQAGYPIEMRYAGPREALIHAVIRQNFGCSHLIVGRDHAGVGDYYGPFDAQHIFDTLWPGAMDTKPLKIDITFYCKKCYGMATAKTCPHGKEDQVNISGTKQREMLSKGEDIPPEFSRPEVVKVLQAYYAGLKK, from the coding sequence ATGTCCAAGCTGGTTGCGCCGCACGGCGGCGGTGAGTTGAAGCCTCTCATTTATCCGGAAGTCCAGCGCGCCGAGGAAATCAAGCGGGCTCAGAACCTGAAGAAGGTTCCGATGACCAGCCGCGAGACATCCGACGTCATCATGTTCGCCATGGGCGCCTACACGCCGCTCGACGGCTTCATGGGCAAGGCCGACTGGAAGGGCGTTTGCGCCGACATGAAGATGGCGGGTGGCCTGTTCTGGCCGATCCCCATCACGCTTTCGGCGGACAAGGCCCTGGCCGATTCCATCGGCGACGGCGAGGAAGTCGCCCTGGTCGACGAGGAAAACGGCGAGATCATGGGCGTCATGACGGTGACCGAGAAGTACGAGCTTTCGGACGCCGACAAGAAGTTCGAGTGCGAGCACGTCTTCCGCACCGCCGACATGGCGCACCCCGGCGTGCAGAAGGTCATGGGTCAGAAGGCCGTCAACCTGGGCGGGCGCGTGATGGCGCTGTCCGAAGGCGAGTATCCCACCAAGTACAAGGGGCTCTACTTCCGCCCGGCCGAAAGCCGCGCCATGTTCGCGGAAAAGGGCTGGTCCACCGTGGCCGCCTTCCAGACCCGCAACCCGATGCACCGTTCCCACGAGCACCTGGCGAAGATCGCGGTCGAAGTCACCGACGGCGTGTTCATCCACCAGGTGCTGGGCAAGCTGAAGGAAGGCGATATTCCGGCCGAGACCCGTACCGTCGCCATCCAGACGATGATCGACAACTACTTCGTCAAGGGCACGGTGATCCAGGCCGGCTATCCGATCGAGATGCGCTACGCCGGCCCGCGCGAGGCCCTGATCCACGCGGTGATCCGCCAGAACTTCGGCTGTTCGCACCTGATCGTCGGGCGCGACCATGCCGGCGTCGGCGACTACTATGGCCCGTTCGATGCCCAGCACATCTTCGACACCCTGTGGCCGGGCGCCATGGACACCAAGCCGCTGAAGATCGACATCACGTTCTATTGCAAGAAGTGCTACGGCATGGCCACCGCCAAGACCTGCCCGCACGGCAAGGAAGACCAGGTCAACATCTCCGGCACCAAGCAGCGCGAGATGCTGTCCAAGGGCGAGGACATCCCGCCCGAATTCAGCCGCCCCGAAGTGGTCAAGGTCCTGCAGGCCTACTACGCCGGGCTGAAGAAGTAA
- a CDS encoding alpha-glucosidase/alpha-galactosidase has translation MANTTKIVFIGAGSMSFGLSMFRDLFLCRDLAGSTLTLVDSNPEALDRMTRLAEIMNARSGTGMKIEKTADRRAALDGAGFVMSSVAIDRNRLWKQDFAIPKKHGIRHTLGENGGPGGLFFTLRTLPLVFDFARDIEELCPDAQFINFSNPESRIVLALNKYTKVKTIGLCHGIFMSTGDIAYVLGRDFFSLDVWAAGLNHFQWVLQLRDKATGEDLYPLLREKEKSHDPKHMPLSRRLLKAFGHWPTCSDDHMGEYVAFGWEGGEHGYDFTWDEGNRASLKKALDGVLDRDEPLPGDWLTSSGERGVHVIEGILNNRHRVVESAIVYNQGAIPNLPADLAVEVPVVVDAGGVHPVSLGPLPDPIAKLLLQQASVQQLAVEAAVHADKDLALQALLVDPVINSTTAAAALLDELWEINKPYIRKCV, from the coding sequence ATGGCCAACACCACCAAGATCGTCTTCATCGGCGCCGGCAGCATGTCCTTCGGGCTCAGCATGTTCCGCGACCTGTTCCTGTGCAGGGACCTGGCCGGCAGCACGTTGACCCTGGTCGACAGCAATCCGGAAGCCCTGGATCGCATGACCCGGCTGGCGGAGATCATGAACGCTCGCTCCGGCACCGGGATGAAGATCGAAAAGACCGCCGACCGCCGCGCCGCCCTGGACGGGGCCGGGTTCGTGATGAGTTCGGTGGCCATCGACCGCAACCGGCTGTGGAAGCAGGACTTCGCCATCCCCAAGAAGCACGGCATCCGCCATACCCTGGGCGAGAACGGCGGGCCGGGCGGACTGTTCTTCACCCTGCGCACCCTGCCTTTGGTCTTCGACTTCGCCCGCGACATCGAGGAACTCTGCCCCGACGCCCAGTTCATCAACTTCTCCAACCCGGAAAGCCGCATCGTTCTGGCCCTCAACAAATACACCAAGGTCAAGACCATCGGGCTCTGCCACGGCATCTTCATGTCCACCGGCGACATCGCCTACGTGCTGGGGCGCGACTTCTTCAGCCTGGACGTCTGGGCGGCCGGGCTGAACCATTTCCAGTGGGTGCTGCAACTGCGCGACAAGGCGACCGGCGAGGATCTCTATCCCCTGCTGCGCGAGAAGGAGAAATCCCACGATCCCAAGCACATGCCTCTGTCGCGCCGACTGCTCAAGGCCTTCGGCCACTGGCCGACCTGCAGCGACGACCACATGGGCGAGTACGTGGCCTTCGGCTGGGAGGGGGGCGAGCACGGCTACGACTTCACCTGGGACGAAGGCAACCGCGCCAGCCTGAAGAAGGCCCTCGATGGCGTGCTGGACCGCGACGAGCCCCTGCCGGGCGACTGGCTGACCTCGTCGGGAGAACGGGGCGTCCACGTGATCGAGGGTATCCTCAACAACCGGCACCGGGTCGTCGAATCGGCCATCGTCTACAACCAGGGCGCCATCCCCAACCTGCCCGCCGACTTGGCCGTCGAGGTGCCGGTCGTGGTCGACGCGGGCGGTGTTCATCCGGTCTCCCTTGGCCCTTTGCCCGATCCCATCGCCAAGCTGCTCCTGCAGCAGGCCAGCGTACAGCAATTGGCCGTCGAGGCCGCCGTGCATGCCGACAAGGACTTGGCGCTCCAGGCCTTGCTGGTCGATCCCGTCATCAATTCCACCACCGCCGCCGCCGCCCTGCTGGACGAACTCTGGGAGATCAACAAGCCCTATATCCGCAAGTGCGTCTGA
- the ald gene encoding alanine dehydrogenase gives MLIGVPKEIKVHEYRVGLLPASAREAVAAGHRVIVEAGAAGGIGHPDAEYLAIGAEVVDTAEEVFARADLIVKVKEPQPHERRRLREGQVLFAYLHLAPDPAQTSDLMAGGAVCIAYETVTSSKGGLPLLAPMSEVAGRMALQAGARCLEKEQGGRGILPGGVPGVAPAKVSILGGGVVGANAALIAVGMGADVTVLDRDTDRLRHLAERFEGRLKCVHSNVETVESYVVDADLVIGAVLVPGAEAPKLIPRALMGRMKPGSAFVDVSIDQGGCAETSRPTTHADPTYLEEGVVHYCVTNMPGAVPHTSSYALNNATLPFVLALAGKGWRRALKEDRHLAAGLNVARGKLTCRPVAEGLGLMGDYVEATEMLMP, from the coding sequence ATGTTGATCGGCGTCCCCAAGGAGATCAAGGTCCACGAGTACCGGGTCGGCCTGCTGCCGGCCAGCGCGCGCGAGGCGGTGGCGGCAGGCCACCGGGTGATCGTCGAAGCCGGCGCCGCCGGCGGCATCGGCCACCCGGACGCCGAATACCTGGCCATCGGGGCGGAGGTGGTCGACACGGCCGAGGAGGTTTTCGCCCGCGCCGATCTTATCGTCAAGGTCAAGGAGCCCCAGCCCCACGAGCGGCGCCGCCTGAGGGAAGGGCAAGTCCTCTTCGCCTACCTGCATCTCGCCCCCGATCCGGCCCAGACCAGCGACCTGATGGCCGGCGGCGCCGTCTGCATCGCTTACGAGACCGTGACATCGTCCAAAGGCGGCCTGCCGCTGCTGGCCCCCATGTCCGAGGTGGCGGGACGCATGGCGCTCCAGGCCGGCGCCCGTTGCCTGGAAAAGGAACAGGGTGGGCGAGGCATCCTTCCCGGCGGCGTACCCGGCGTGGCCCCGGCCAAGGTGTCCATCCTGGGTGGCGGCGTGGTGGGCGCCAACGCCGCCCTGATCGCCGTCGGCATGGGCGCCGACGTCACGGTGCTGGATCGCGACACCGACCGGCTCCGCCATCTGGCGGAACGCTTCGAGGGCCGGCTCAAGTGCGTGCATTCCAACGTCGAGACGGTGGAATCCTACGTCGTCGACGCCGATCTGGTCATCGGCGCCGTGCTGGTGCCGGGGGCCGAGGCGCCGAAGCTGATCCCGCGCGCCCTGATGGGGCGCATGAAGCCGGGATCGGCCTTCGTCGACGTCAGCATCGACCAGGGCGGCTGCGCCGAGACCTCGCGCCCCACCACCCACGCCGATCCGACCTACCTGGAAGAAGGCGTGGTGCACTACTGCGTGACCAACATGCCGGGCGCGGTGCCCCACACCTCGTCCTACGCGCTCAACAACGCCACCCTGCCCTTCGTTCTCGCCTTGGCGGGCAAGGGCTGGCGGCGGGCGCTGAAGGAAGACCGGCACCTGGCGGCCGGACTCAACGTGGCGCGGGGAAAGCTAACCTGTCGCCCGGTAGCCGAAGGGCTGGGGCTGATGGGCGACTATGTCGAGGCGACGGAGATGCTGATGCCGTAG